Proteins from a genomic interval of Thermoanaerobacterium thermosaccharolyticum DSM 571:
- a CDS encoding AbrB/MazE/SpoVT family DNA-binding domain-containing protein produces MEIAKVTSKGQITIPIDIRKKLNLKDGDKVIFIEEGDKIIFANAAKVAFMNIQKAFEGEAERLGLKNEQDVVDMVNEIREEMWKERYENND; encoded by the coding sequence ATGGAAATTGCAAAAGTTACTAGTAAAGGCCAAATTACGATTCCTATTGATATTCGCAAGAAGCTTAATCTTAAAGACGGTGATAAAGTAATTTTTATTGAAGAAGGTGATAAAATTATTTTTGCTAATGCTGCAAAGGTAGCTTTTATGAACATTCAAAAAGCTTTTGAAGGTGAGGCCGAACGACTTGGTTTGAAAAATGAGCAGGATGTAGTGGATATGGTAAATGAAATAAGAGAAGAAATGTGGAAAGAACGTTATGAGAATAATGATTGA
- a CDS encoding type II toxin-antitoxin system prevent-host-death family antitoxin, whose product MPNIKPISDLRNYNEVLRSIEEGSPVFLTKNGRGRYVVMDMREYEKMQAKLKLLTELAKGEKAGQENGWLTIDELEASLEVTDG is encoded by the coding sequence ATGCCTAACATTAAGCCGATTTCCGATTTAAGGAATTACAATGAAGTGTTGCGCAGCATAGAGGAAGGTTCACCGGTTTTTTTAACAAAAAATGGCCGTGGACGCTATGTGGTTATGGATATGCGGGAATATGAAAAAATGCAGGCAAAATTAAAATTGCTTACTGAACTTGCTAAAGGTGAAAAAGCGGGACAGGAAAATGGATGGCTAACCATTGATGAACTAGAAGCATCCCTGGAGGTAACGGATGGTTAA
- a CDS encoding nitroreductase family protein → MDAIDLLKNRRSCRNFSDIPIDDDVLNDILEVGLNAASGGNTQPCTIIKIRDKDRKSKLKDLLGQNFIEKSDTVLVFLLDFYKQKRWCEINKAPYGRNRSFLEFIISLEDVMCVAQSIECACTLKGIGSVYLGTPNLRYEEIKELLELPELTIPVLAMCLGNVKGTLNSRKKLQKDAVIFDEKYKKLNDDKIERYYEEKYQNNNTYINDKNSYLIDELYNIASMVGGKDFADKVKANVEKNGYINPAQKLFGLHYNPIEMIGMNQWIWNFFKEQGFDFLDETFHINRLDVK, encoded by the coding sequence ATGGATGCAATTGACTTATTGAAGAATAGGAGAAGCTGCAGAAATTTTTCTGATATCCCCATCGACGATGATGTTTTAAATGACATATTAGAAGTTGGTTTAAATGCCGCCAGTGGAGGCAATACTCAGCCATGCACTATAATTAAAATAAGGGACAAAGATAGAAAATCAAAGCTTAAAGATTTGCTCGGACAAAATTTTATTGAAAAGTCTGATACTGTTTTAGTATTTCTTTTGGATTTTTATAAGCAGAAAAGATGGTGCGAAATAAATAAGGCGCCTTACGGGCGGAACAGATCTTTTTTGGAATTTATCATCTCTTTAGAGGATGTAATGTGTGTTGCACAAAGCATTGAATGTGCATGCACTTTAAAAGGTATAGGCAGTGTTTACTTAGGTACGCCGAATCTACGCTATGAGGAAATAAAAGAGCTTTTAGAGTTGCCAGAGCTTACAATCCCTGTTCTCGCTATGTGCCTTGGAAATGTAAAAGGTACGCTAAATTCCAGAAAAAAGCTTCAAAAAGATGCAGTCATTTTTGACGAGAAGTACAAGAAATTAAACGATGACAAAATTGAAAGATATTATGAAGAAAAATACCAAAATAACAACACATACATCAATGACAAAAATAGCTATTTGATAGATGAACTTTACAATATCGCTTCAATGGTTGGAGGAAAAGACTTTGCAGACAAAGTGAAAGCAAATGTTGAAAAAAATGGCTACATAAATCCAGCTCAAAAATTATTCGGTCTTCATTACAATCCTATAGAAATGATAGGAATGAATCAGTGGATATGGAACTTTTTCAAAGAACAAGGCTTTGATTTTCTAGATGAAACATTTCACATTAATAGACTGGATGTGAAATAA
- a CDS encoding DUF1848 domain-containing protein, translating into MIISASRRTDIPAFYSDWFYNRIKEGYVLVRNPFNLHYVSKVPLSLELVDCFVFWSKNPANMIDNLQIIDRYPYYFQFTLNPYDDKVEKNVPKKSEIIDTFRRLSDKIGPNRVIWRYDPIIITEAISEEYHYKYFEVLASKLQDYTSKCIISFVDFYPKAKKGLGTIGAFDISDEDKIRIAKRIGEIAEAYSLKIETCAEEIDLSQFGIEHGKCIDPNLIKEISGRNIKDGKDKNQRKACGCASSVDIGAYNTCMHRCIYCYANYSSNVVNDNMTRYDVNSPLLCSSITDEDVIAEKNS; encoded by the coding sequence ATGATAATAAGTGCAAGCAGAAGGACGGATATACCTGCGTTTTACAGCGATTGGTTTTACAATAGAATTAAAGAAGGCTATGTTTTGGTTAGGAATCCTTTTAATTTACATTATGTAAGCAAGGTACCTTTATCTTTGGAATTAGTTGATTGCTTTGTGTTTTGGAGTAAAAATCCGGCGAATATGATTGATAATCTTCAAATTATTGATAGATATCCATATTATTTTCAGTTTACGTTGAATCCTTATGATGATAAAGTTGAGAAAAATGTCCCGAAGAAATCGGAAATAATAGATACATTTAGGAGATTATCAGATAAAATAGGACCCAATAGGGTTATCTGGAGATACGATCCTATCATTATAACTGAAGCTATTAGCGAGGAATATCACTATAAATATTTTGAAGTATTGGCATCGAAGCTTCAAGATTATACATCAAAGTGTATCATAAGCTTTGTGGATTTTTACCCTAAAGCAAAGAAAGGCCTTGGGACGATAGGCGCTTTTGACATTAGCGATGAAGATAAAATAAGGATAGCCAAAAGGATTGGAGAAATTGCAGAAGCGTATTCTCTCAAAATTGAAACATGCGCAGAAGAAATAGATTTGTCTCAATTTGGAATAGAGCATGGAAAATGCATCGATCCTAATCTGATTAAGGAAATTTCTGGACGTAATATTAAGGATGGAAAAGACAAAAATCAAAGAAAAGCATGTGGTTGTGCCTCTAGTGTGGATATAGGAGCTTATAATACGTGTATGCATAGGTGTATCTATTGCTATGCAAATTACAGTAGCAATGTTGTCAATGACAATATGACTAGGTATGATGTCAATTCTCCATTATTGTGCAGCAGTATAACAGATGAGGATGTAATAGCGGAAAAAAACAGTTAG
- a CDS encoding type II toxin-antitoxin system RelE/ParE family toxin → MVNLKISPKAQKDMLEIKEYIFEELGNPTAATNLLAKITKRFRDLMEFPLIGVPLSSVIKIETSYRYLVCGQYTAFYRYENDTVYVDRVLYGRRDFMRILFGDVAKEEDN, encoded by the coding sequence ATGGTTAATCTTAAAATCTCGCCCAAAGCGCAAAAGGATATGCTGGAGATAAAAGAATATATCTTCGAGGAATTAGGTAATCCTACAGCAGCAACGAATTTGCTGGCCAAAATCACCAAACGATTCAGAGATCTTATGGAATTCCCGTTGATTGGAGTACCCTTGTCTTCTGTCATTAAAATTGAAACAAGCTATCGTTACCTTGTGTGTGGGCAATATACAGCTTTTTACCGTTATGAAAATGATACTGTATATGTGGACAGAGTGCTATATGGTAGACGAGATTTTATGCGAATCCTCTTTGGGGATGTTGCAAAGGAAGAAGACAACTGA